One Acinetobacter colistiniresistens DNA segment encodes these proteins:
- the bla gene encoding class A beta-lactamase has translation MRSLLKSAIAVVLFGSSLSVTMAATLEEQVKSLSEKGWQVGVSILDMENKRISINGDKRFPLDSTVKALACAHVLAQVDAKKLTLDHSKTIRQKDLVTYSPVVKDYVNKKLTIKQACEITTAYSDNTAANFAIEAGGGPAGLTSFMRSIGDEVTRSDRYEPDLVINPEGDIRDTTSPNAMNDSMKKLLMGDVLSKSSKEQLKEWMIGNKVADNMLRAALPKGWKIADRTGASDYGIRGITSMVWSENHAPVFISIYVRKNETSLDERSAVIKLLSEHIVKEHLLK, from the coding sequence ATGAGATCTTTATTGAAATCTGCCATAGCTGTTGTTTTGTTTGGTTCTTCGCTGTCAGTTACTATGGCTGCGACTCTTGAAGAGCAGGTTAAATCACTATCAGAAAAGGGATGGCAGGTTGGTGTATCTATTTTAGATATGGAGAATAAAAGGATTTCTATTAATGGAGACAAACGGTTTCCTCTAGACAGTACTGTAAAAGCTCTTGCTTGCGCTCATGTATTGGCTCAGGTTGATGCAAAAAAACTTACGTTAGATCATTCAAAAACGATCCGACAAAAAGATCTTGTTACATACTCACCCGTTGTCAAAGATTATGTAAATAAAAAATTGACGATCAAACAAGCGTGTGAAATTACAACGGCATATAGTGATAATACGGCAGCGAACTTTGCTATTGAGGCTGGCGGGGGGCCTGCGGGTCTCACTTCATTTATGCGTTCCATTGGTGATGAGGTTACGAGATCCGATAGATATGAGCCAGATCTGGTTATTAATCCAGAAGGTGATATTCGAGATACAACGAGTCCTAATGCTATGAATGATAGTATGAAAAAGTTATTAATGGGTGATGTATTATCTAAAAGCTCGAAAGAACAATTAAAAGAATGGATGATAGGAAATAAAGTTGCAGACAATATGTTGAGAGCAGCTTTACCTAAAGGATGGAAAATCGCAGATCGTACTGGTGCCAGTGACTATGGCATTCGGGGAATAACTTCTATGGTTTGGTCAGAAAATCATGCACCTGTTTTTATTAGTATTTATGTAAGAAAGAATGAAACTTCTTTAGATGAGCGTTCAGCGGTGATTAAACTATTAAGTGAACATATTGTAAAAGAGCATTTGCTTAAATAA
- a CDS encoding OmpW/AlkL family protein — translation MKKTAIKIAIATTLMTLTHLTYAQEFKRFSVSAGWLHVMPQGKANPFNINTNVKNGTVAKVGSISTNSFLNSVDPNATMTDLGGEVWNLKETLTEFLAQPDIQNQLTDGNGNVLAEVSGTARINGLENWQQKDAGLEVDDVDTLGLMFNYYINDNVSLQLIGGVPPKVDIKGKGEIFAPLSGLAMSSADLVKYLFPDGIELGQAIPITNLGNKSNAATARAWTPAIEAQYQFGKSGVDKFRPYIGAGLMYAHFNQIKLNGGIRSDLISAGHMIQNVLDGKAGAALDRKVSSADMTVKVDADDTIAPIVSVGFTYDFNNSWYGVGSVSYAKLNNEATINVVNKNTGNKLIHATTKIDIDPLITYVGVGYRF, via the coding sequence ATGAAAAAAACAGCAATAAAAATTGCAATAGCAACGACTTTAATGACTTTAACTCACCTAACTTATGCTCAGGAATTCAAGCGGTTCTCTGTTTCAGCAGGCTGGTTGCATGTTATGCCTCAGGGTAAAGCAAATCCTTTTAATATTAATACGAATGTTAAAAATGGAACTGTAGCCAAAGTTGGAAGCATTTCAACGAATAGTTTCTTGAACTCGGTTGACCCTAATGCAACTATGACGGATTTAGGAGGAGAGGTCTGGAATTTAAAAGAGACTCTTACCGAGTTTCTGGCACAGCCTGATATCCAAAACCAACTAACTGATGGCAATGGGAATGTTTTAGCTGAAGTTTCGGGCACCGCAAGAATTAATGGATTAGAAAACTGGCAGCAAAAAGATGCAGGCCTAGAAGTTGATGACGTAGATACATTGGGTCTTATGTTTAATTATTATATAAATGACAATGTGTCCTTACAGCTAATCGGTGGAGTACCTCCTAAGGTTGATATTAAAGGCAAAGGTGAAATATTTGCGCCATTAAGTGGACTAGCTATGTCATCGGCAGATTTAGTCAAATACCTGTTTCCTGATGGCATTGAATTAGGTCAAGCAATTCCTATTACTAACTTAGGGAATAAATCTAATGCTGCAACGGCTCGTGCATGGACACCAGCAATAGAAGCACAATATCAATTTGGTAAAAGTGGGGTAGACAAGTTTAGACCATATATTGGCGCTGGTTTAATGTACGCCCATTTTAATCAAATTAAGCTAAATGGCGGTATTCGATCTGATCTAATCTCGGCTGGACATATGATTCAGAATGTATTAGATGGAAAAGCAGGGGCTGCATTGGACCGGAAAGTATCCAGTGCTGATATGACTGTTAAAGTTGATGCCGATGATACAATTGCACCAATTGTTTCGGTTGGTTTTACTTATGACTTTAATAATTCTTGGTATGGTGTTGGCTCTGTCTCGTATGCCAAGTTGAATAACGAGGCAACAATTAATGTCGTTAACAAGAATACAGGGAATAAGTTAATTCACGCAACGACTAAGATCGATATTGATCCGCTCATCACCTATGTTGGTGTAGGTTATCGTTTCTAA